One Leptolyngbya sp. SIO1E4 genomic region harbors:
- a CDS encoding YecH family protein encodes MSDKIHGHDVMRMMLDNGESYTKDTLRDAIIDSFGEETRFYTCSAENMTASELVEFLASRGKFIEMGAGFTTTPEKICNH; translated from the coding sequence ATGTCGGATAAGATCCATGGACATGATGTGATGAGAATGATGTTAGATAATGGCGAGTCTTACACTAAAGACACGCTCCGCGATGCCATTATCGATAGCTTTGGGGAAGAAACACGATTTTATACGTGCTCAGCTGAGAACATGACAGCGAGCGAGTTGGTTGAGTTTCTCGCCAGCCGAGGTAAGTTCATCGAGATGGGTGCCGGATTCACCACGACGCCTGAGAAAATTTGCAATCACTGA